The stretch of DNA caataggaaaatccaagtactagatactcaagatgtccataaccggggacacgactaaccatgattagattgtacactctgcagaggtttgtgcacttttccccacaagactcgatctcctccattggatttctcgcactacatgatgtttgagaaacggatgatcgagacacagtctttcagaagcatttactctttactctggatggacagttacacctactttccctctacatctactagcccaccactgaaagagatcacacaacttactcatactatgccagagcccataatggcttgtggctgcacatggaagtttctagcatgaataatcttaagatccctttgagcctgggtggcggaccataggatgatcacacgggttccagaactatgtagacatggctgagactcatctccggtcaataaccaatagcggaacctggatgctcatattggttcctacatattctacgaagatctttatcggtcaaaccgcataacgacatacgttgttccctttgtcatcggtatgttacttgcccgagattcgatcgtcggtgtcatcatacctagttcaatctcgttaccggtaagtctctttactcgctccgtaatgcatcatcccgtaactaactcattagtcacattgcttgcaaggcttatagtgatgtgtattaccgagagggcccaaagatacctctccagcaatcggagtgacaaatcctaatctcgatctatgccaactcaacaaacaccatcggagacacttgtagagcatctttatgatcacccagttacgttgtgacgtttgatagcacactaagtgttcctacggtattcgggagttgcataatctcatagtcatagaaacgtgtataagttatgaagacagcaatagcaataaactaaacaatcatagtgctaagctaacggatgggtcaacaatcacatcattctctaatgatgtgatcccgttcatcaaatgacgactcatgtctatggctagaaaacttaaccatctttgattaacgagctagtcaagtagaggcatactagtaacactctatttgtctatgtattcacacatgtacttccggttaataaaattctagcatgaataataaacatttatcatgatataaggaaatataaataacaaatttattattgtctctagggcatatttccttcatcagtcGCCCCTCGCATGTCTGTCAGAAGCCTTCTCCAATAGCGgcggtgtagtgtcaaaaacggtgGCGGTGGCGCACGGCCACATTGTCCCTTGCACCGAGTAGCACGATGGCGTGTGCGGTGCTTGGTTCGCATCGGCGACAACATGTGTACAGTGGCGCCCCATGCAGGTCGAGAATGAGTAAAAAAATGAGGGACAAAATACAAGAGGACGGGAATGGGGTCGCCCTAGGTATTTCTAGGACACATTGTACGTGGGGTCCACAGGGGACGCGTGATAACCAAGGGAGGCGAGCGATGCGAGCGACAAAATCAAATGGCTGAAAGGAAGTGGTTTCCTATTTATTGAATAATAATATTGTATCAAGGATATATGAATATAACGAGCATGTACCCGACCTCTGCTTAACTAAGATGTACAACCAAAAATGCACAAACTTAGGCAACACGTTGACAAAGGGTACAATCACACAAAAACAAAGCAATTccaaaggaggagaggggaaaggcatgTATGAAGACTATGCTGCCACCCATAAGGGGTTAAAACTTTCTTGGACACCTGCTCCAAACACATACACAATGTTGTAAACAAATGTTGGTGTTCTTGTCATTGTAGAATAGACCATGAACGAAGCTAGTGTGTAGTGTGTATATCGATAGATAATCTTGCAATGGAGATGAATTTTTAcaattaaaaatcatatcattactACATTGTTATAATGGCCAAATCTAGGTTGACGCTCTCACCCTTATGAGCATGCTAAACTTGCATGGTATACCATGAAGCCAGTGACCAAGCACATTCGCTACAATGCGTGGCAGATAGAAGTTAAATGCAACTTGGATGACTGACTATGTAGCGCGCAAATCTGCATTGCAAGCAAATATATTTTATTATCTCGTTACTTTGATAAAACAACATGTTTTTCTTCCATGCCAATTGCGATGAACGATGTTGTCCTTAGTTAGGATCACACATTGACGAAGGTACCAAAATAATCTTGATTTTTAATGATACTTTTGACTTCCAAATTGTTTATTTATTATAGTCAACGGAGAAAACCACTTTGAGCTAGATTCTAGTGAAATCCATCGTGCTCATGACTTATTTAACTATATCACTTTCGTTTCGAGAAATATGGTAAATGGTTGGATATTAACTCGGAGGGTGGCATTTCTCGCTCGCTTGTCCTCCCAAAAACGAATTCCCAAGCGATGTCCAGAAGGATGCCCAAGAAGAAAAACCATTATGGTGGAGGCATGAGAGGGATTAGTCCACCCATGAGCTATGAACTCTCCTTTCCTCCTAGTCAATTGTGGACCCTTGGACCAAAGATTTGCATGACACCATCACAATAGTCGCATGTAGATTTTTATGATAGTGTGACAACCTCGGGTTACCAGTGGACACTAGGCATGAGTTTTACACAGATTCGAGCCCTCACGCTAAAAGTAACAAATCATTTTCATGCTTATATGGGATTATACACAGAGGGGTTGCAATGGAAACGTACAAAGGAGTGTTAGGCGAGTTGGATGTCAAGTTGCCCTGTTTGgagattgtagcgacccgacctcaaatggtcaagtctctatgcttcagtgtcatccctggattggtactgctgacacacagagtactcgaaggatttataacagagtagcaatcacacacttattacatcgaatgtctccaaaagagaacttattataataaatatggcctaaggccatctaatacgataacagcgaaaggcttggaagataaagtgagcccatcaactccaacgacatagctgagcagcacggcaacgacctagcgaaccttactcctcgtctgaaaagtctgcaacgtgatatgttgcagcccaaaaacgggttagcacatgaaatatgctggcaatgtaacacagtagagcaatgaacagaaataatactaacactatatgcatatttggctggtggaggctgtatggttataatgtttttgcgaaaagccaaaaaatttcctacaacaaaggaataagttttatttcaACTATCATGGtacttgaaacatcattgagaaggttcctccaactcaatcccaattaaagtagttcattaacccaacaaattaatttagagtgatgagatacaataggaaaatccaagtactagatactcaagatgtccataaccggggacacggctaaccatgattagattgtacactctgcagaagtttgtgcactttttcccacaagactcgatctcctctgttggatttctcgcactacatgatgtttgagaaacggatgatcgagacacagtctttcagaagcatttactctttactctggatggacagttacacctactttccctctacatctgctagcccaccactgaaagaggtcacacaacttactcatactatgccagagcccataatggcttgtggctgcacatggaagtttctagcatgaataatcttaagatccctttgagcctgggtggcggaccgtaggatgatcacacgggtactccgggatatcctaggacaacactggattctccaggtgcccaaacaagtaatccatccagatgtgtattaaagttgccaccttaagttgaaccattaattatcaatctcacatctgtcatggatacactcaaacccaatccacgtctacgagcatagcatagcaatataagcaacgtagaggtaactcccgagggtttgataataaaacaggtaataggttctacctcatcatctacttcccaaacccacaagtcaatcacatcctaatcatgcagtgtttgaggattggaactaatgcataaaaactgggtaataaaggggtacgatcaaagtgttacttgccttgctgatgatccgtgaaacctagagactcgtagtagcacgcttcgcactccgggtgttctatcgcagacaaacaatagcatacataagcaatcaaacaaagatgcacgggtaaaactcaaataagagatctaaccagaaagttcaacttaagaacttcagtttgcaaaaagaatcaaatcaaagggagcaacgaaacacaaactgcgaaagaaacaagatccgattactaatctggactaaagtcaaattttacagtaccaaaatcttgttcaagttgattaaacggaaagagggcttcgagacgaagatctaggcgcttgaatcgcctgattcctataaacgagcgaaaaaaaaactaaaaaaaaatcgcgtgagaaatcgcgatcgaaaataatcgcgaaaaacctgAGAAAaacaaaaacggacgaacaggctaacgaacgaacgttcgttgtctgtgactaacgggcgaaaaccgttcgttaaaacgaacgtacggacgaacgtccgctgaataaactaaaccgagaaaaccatCGAATCGGTCTAAAAACGTAACtagggttttttttaaaaaaaacaacggtttttacctaaaccgaaaaaaccgaacggCGAGATTCGAACTCCGGCGCGGCTCCGACGGCTTCCGGCGAGCGGGCGACGGCGGGGTGCAGCgcggggcggcggagggcggcgcggcAGGGGCTTGGCGGCGACGCAACAgtaggcggcgtgcggcggcggcgcgaggcggcgggcggcggggctggcggctggcggcggcgactTGGGGCTCCAAGGGGGCCCCGGGTCCGGCTTtcaaagggggaggggcggcggcttGTGGCTCGGACTCCctcgaggagtccggctcggagacgacggcggcgcggggctggcTGGGCCAGCTGAGCCGCGGCCCAGTTCGATCCGGTGGGATTCCTCTTTTTTTTAACATAGTCCGCCGAAAAGAAAtccttgaaaaaaataaaaaaaatctaaaaatactaaaacaaattttcaccatctaaatagaatatttagaacaaggtgaacattttcttggcctaaaatgcaatttttaaaaaatgcatattttttcctatgcaaataaaaatagcaataaaatccgaataaagtcaaaagttgattttaatatttttcctccaatatttcgtttattttggagaagtcatattatctcctctcatatattttaatatgaaatattttcggagagaaaaataataaaacaaatgatccttgtttcgatatttgataaaattcaaatatgaaaaccatgaaatccccaactctctccgagggtccttgagttgcttagaattttaagGATCGCgaaacaaaatgcaaataaaatatgatagagATGGACGGTTTCGACTTTATGTCTAGATTGAATCTACTATAATCTAGGGCTTCTAGAGATCTTTGTCCGACTGAAGATGGTGCTCTGTCTTGAGGGCACAAATTTATATAATAGTGTTGGTCAGTGGCTTCCTTCCCTCCATCTTGGTCATCTTGCACGTATGTCCTGGACTCCTCCATTTCTGGTAGTAATATGACTCCTTTTAGGAAAATCAGGGGTGGCACATTTAAAGGAGTCAATGGCCCAGGCATGTCCCCCTGTATCGTACATGGGCAATTACGGCACAAAACATAGTACGTGCGGCACAAGAACATAATGAAAGCCACTTCCCCTTGACACATTGTAACGAGTGGTCACCTAAGGAGGGGATGTGGAATGTGGAAGAAGACTGAAGGAACCGCCAGCATCTAAAGAAAGCGATGATTTTGATGGTGACCTACTTACCATATCAAACAAGCAATCCGATGAAGCATGGATTTTGGATACACTAAGCTCTTATCATGTCACACCTAAACAAAAGAGTGCTTAATTTCCTACAAGTTTGGTGATCTTAGAGATGTCTATCAAGACGACGATGTGCCATGGTGCATTGGAGATATCAAGATCGAGATCAAAGACGGTGTTGAACATGTGCTCAATAATGTTAGAGATGTGCGAAAGGCTCGGAGGAATCTAAGTTCGCTTGACAAACTCCATGGAAATGGTTATGTCCAAAGGTGGACAGGGACAAGAAGACCATGAGGATCAAGAAGGACAAGAAGCTTGTGGATGGGAAAGAGGACCGAGAACAACCTGTACAAGGTGCGAACAACCATCGTTGAGAGTTGAGGAGAAGCCAAGTGTGGTGATATATTATCAATCAAGGGATTGGCGGCCGGCTCATGTGAGTGAGCAAACAAGAGAAGACCGAGTCTAACCATGCATGTGTTTTCAAGCAAAATGGTGATTTCAAGATGGCAAAGGACATATTCGCTAGGATGCAGTTTGTTGAATGAGTGTATAGATCTACTATAAGACTTGGTGTATGTGGAGAGTTAAGTGTTTGGGTCAAATACGTGTAGTCCATAAGATGTTACGGGATAGGCAAAATGGCTAGACGAAGATGGTAAACTAGATACAAGATCTAGAAGGAACCATGGTAGGATGGTCGAGATGCACCTGGTCTTAGCGGGGCTTTGGTTGATCCGTACTATAACGATTTAGTACATGAAAGTAGCGCTAATAGCCATGTCTTGGGATAAACAATGTTCAATGAACCTCATTAATAAGTAGTATATTCTCTTTATCTATTTTTGCAAGGGTGTGGCTAGGTCTACGTCGACTGAGaccaagtctcagtcaagtgatatactccctccgtttcaatttacttgtcgcaggtacggatgtatctagatgtattttagttctagatacatccatttctgtgacgagtaatttgaaacgaaGAGAGTAGTAtgtaagaagaagaaaaactggaaaaaaattacTTTTTATGAATCTTCATGCAAAATCAAAGAAAGATAGCATCGCTTGAGACATAATGAAGCCTCAGTCAATTGAGACTTACCAAAACTGTTTTTGCAATGATTTGATCACGTAAAATCTAGACCGGAGGACAGCGAAAGGAGACGGTCGCTGTTCAGTGCATTCCCATCGCATACACCTATTAGACACATGCATTATGCTTAATCTGTCTTTGGTGGCCAACAATCATTGACTAACTTCTTCTTAGCTTTGCAAGAGAACGCGCGAAAAGAGCATCATGAAAGTAATATCGTACGAGCCGAATCCAAACAACGCGAATGTTCATCTCATCGTGTCATACCACCCAACTATTCCCCCTTTCAACATACACCTACGAGAAGGGAACCGGATTCTCCTCCCTCCAATCAGGCGGTGCAAAGAGCTAATGGAAGTACGGCGCGATGGAGAACCTCATTCCTCGCCGGCCGGCCCGCCGACTTCAAGCGCTCAGGGTGGGAGTCAGACGATGGCGCAGGCGTTGGGGTTCTCCtcgctgaagatggtggtgaggcgGTTGGCGTCGGTGGCCATGCTGTAGATGCCCTCGCGCACCGGCGTCGGGTAGCTGTACCGGTACTCGCCGGAGAAGTACTCGTGCCGCCTCGGCGTCGCCTCCCACCTCGGCAGCGGCGACGGCGTGTACCTCAGGTACCCCGGCGGCCCGCGGCCCTGCTGGCCGTGGTGTCCCGGCGCGCCGCTGCCCGGGTTGCCGTTCGGCGCGTGCTCCGGCTGCTGTTCTTGTTGCTGCTGTTGCTCCTGGTgttcttgctgctgctgctgcgacggtggtggtggtggctcgggGCCGAACCGGACGCGGCGCGGCGGCTTCTTCTTGCCTCGCTTCGGCTGCCTCGGCTGCTGCTCGGGCGGCGGCGCGCCTTCCTCCGGCGCGGGCGCGGGCTGCTCGGGTTGCGGCTGGGGCTCGTGCTGGGGTGGTGGCGCTTGCGATTGGGGTGGCGGTGCTTGgggctggggctctgggtgttgctgctgctgctgcggtggCGGGGGGTTTGGCGGGATCATGTTCACGGAGTTGGTGCCGCTGAAGGTGACGGTGCGCGCCACGGGCCGCATGTAGAGCGTCTCTGGGTGTGGGCCGGGAGGGTAGGCCATGGCGTAGTCCATCCTCTGGTCCTCCATCCATCGCTCGCGCCCTGCATATGTCGCCCGAGCTCACAAATATCAGCTGGCTGCTTTGTTTGTGTGACAAACGTTGGAGTTCTGAGACTACACGATATATGATCACGTGACATGAGTTAAACAATAAGGCCGGCCATCCCAAATCTTTCTGCTCCAGACAATATGTTTACGCCAGTTTGTGGATGTGCCATGTGATGTACCCTACCTTTGTTCtcatttcatcttcttcttctatcaatgaaaagaCATACAAACTTTGCGTATTCGTGAAAAAAAATGAGTCAAACAATAAGGAATGCTACTAACAAAGCTCAGCTATCATGGTACAGAAACTTATGCAAAGAAAAAGTTAACGGCGGAAGCAGAACTGAATTGTAGCGACTGGAACAACCTATCCTGAGAAATACAGAGGTCTCTAGCACTGGTGCATAACGATACTCTGCCAGAAAGATCAGCGCAGAAGGCCAAAGCTGCTCGAGAATGGTCCGAGAGAAGAAAGACATCCGTGAACCAAGCGCGAGCTCTCAAGACCTAGGACTATCTATCAGCAACCATCAGAGAAGACGCATCATACCGTTGCACTTCCCAAGCGCTTTGGAGACGATCACGCGCAGGGGATAGCAACccatctccctccctccctccctccctaacTCGCACGGTGCTGGCCTTGCTGTTGCTGTTGCGGCTGGCTCGCGTGTGCCCCTCGCGCGGGATacatgctagctcctccttcagttcGCGGCAACGAAATGGAACCAGCGAGCcatttaaagaagaagaagaagaagagacgcCCCTGAATAATTGTTCGGTTGGTGCTAGTGCTACCGTGCGAGCGCTCGAAAGAAAGAAGGAATCCGGCAACAAGGAGCGCCTACCTAAGCGGTCCTTTCCCTCTCGGCGGAAGGCATCCACCGGAGTGGCACAGAACAGAACGCATCTAAAGGGACGGCCCTCGTTTTCGCGGGTAATTGTTAGACCCGGAGCCGACTGGTAGTAGTGGTGGCGGAATATATTCCTCCGGAGATATGCGCTCCAGAGGAGAGGAAATTAGTACAACGTACGTCTGGGTTTATATAGGAGATCGTTAGATTAATGATAAAGGTGCATGCGCATGGTTTACATTTGTCAACACGATGCACAAAAGGGACACGATGACTATGAGCTTGTTTCGATGCTTCGGCTGCTCTCTTCTGCCTTCTTGCTTGCGTGTTGATTTGCCTGAATTTACGCAGGTGTGAAGGGATTCCTACTTTCTCAAGACGGATAGCGGCTTTGATTTGGATATGCTCAAGGCTTTTGAGGATCGGGTTTAGGAATATCGTGCTACCCATCTAAAGTGCCCATGCACTGTGCGACGAACTCGACATCGGTGGCACAAGGTCCAAATCTCAAAGGAAGCTTCACATACAGAATAGCTTGGTCCAAATCTCAAAGGAAGCTTCACATACAGAATAGATTGGTCCAAAAACTGAATGACCGAGTATCAGCTCCACCCCGAAAGGAGCTGCAAACTATGTGCTCTGCGGAAAAATAGTTTAGACGAGAGCTAAATCGCTAAATGGTTTATTGCTTCTACTACAGGAGAATAACAAATATATCCAATAGGTACAGAAAGGACACACCCGGCAGTCCAATTATCCACAGGCAATGAAATCCATATGTCATCTATGAATTACACTATATATCCTCCTAGTGCCCACCCTGATTCTAGCTCACCGGCATGACAAGCATTTCAGAGTTCCTCACCTCTCCATGCTTGGCCTTCCTAGAGAAGGCCTAGGCCCGCTGAAAATATCACAACAAAGCAGAATAAATCAAGCCCCGGTTGGCTGCAACGCCTTTATTGTTCTCCTCTTCCATGTGTCGGACTCCGGTTCAAAAGTGAGCTCCCAGGTCGGCCAGTAGTGAAGGTCCTGCTTCAGAGTGAGCACACGTGGTTTTCCGTTCAAGTGGACAGTCTTCACCCTAACAAACTCACGATCTTCCAATCCCTGAGGAAAATATTATTCCAGCCATATTAACTCGAATCAAATGAAATGTGAACCATGTTCACCATCAATACAAAATGTAGACTGGAATATACCAAAAGAAGACTGCTATTGACAATGCATACCTTCACCACTTCAATAAAGGACTCAAGATCTGGGGTTGGTTGCCCGTTAACTTCAACTATCCACTGGAGAGCATAAAGACCATATCTATGTACGGGACTTCCATGGCACCATCTGCATAACAAACTTGCTGCTTAATCCTAAACCCTTATAAACTGCACGCCTGACATCTATATAATTATGTAAAAATTATACTCATATTATAGGTACCCTGCCTTGCTAATCGCAACGGAAGGAGGACAGATGGATTCAGACCAAGTGTGGGCTTGAACTATGCCTAGCATTTAGAGGTAGCACCACCCAAGCAGTATCGAAAAGTATACAGATAAGACATTCGTTACAGGATGAGATTTCGCAAGATATGCTGATATCGGGAGAAACCACAATCTATTTTCATTGATATAGATGAACTCACGAAACATGCCACAAGAGGAAAAAGGCATCCATTGATCACTATTCTCTCTTTCTTATTTTCATTAAATCCATTACTCGGTTCACATATTTGCCTAACAAAACTACAGTTCCTATGGGTCGCATTCTTGTATTAATTGGCACGTCACGTTTCTAATTCCATGTGAAGTCGTATACAGCCAGAGAGCAGAACGACTTGAAAACTGTGTTGAAGTGAAAAATAGCACTCCCTTGAGCAAATCATTGCTAATCTATTCAAATCTGATCGCTTAAAAACCTATAGTGGCTGCTACAGGTTTATAACTGCAACTAAATACTCAAGTCAAAACTCCTAAATGTGGTTAGTACACCAAAACAACTGAAAAATAGCACTCCCTTGAGCAAATTATTGCTAGTGATCCAAATCTCTTTGATTCGCGGGATTTCAGAAACACAGGAATGGGAAAAATATAGGATTGGAATGTCATGCTCATCTCAATCCTACAAGATTTTGGTTTGTTTGATTGCATCATAGGAAAAACAAAGGATTctatcaaagaggtttgagtggatgctaGAAATCTGATGGGAAGTAGTACAAAGAAATCCTTAGGAAAAATTCCTGCaggattcaatcctatgaatcaaacaaccaacataGGAAAAAATTCTATGGATtctaatcctccaaaattcctacgAAAATACTttgagggctcctttgattcaaaggaattgcataggatttttggaggatttgaacccttaggaatttttcctgtgatgctcgtttgattcgtaggattggcatcctttggaatttttccataggatccatttgtactacattttggaggaaaatttccatccactcaaacctctttgtagaATTCCTTTGTTTCCTGCGCTATCAAACATTCTTTCAAATCCTGTAGGATAATATGGGACATGCCCTGCAtttttccaattccttcattttgacaatcctgcgaatcaaagaggccctcaaCCTATAGTGGCTGCTACATGCTTATAACTCCGAAAAAATTGCCCTCTTGGGAGCATGGAATAAATTTACACCAGTAGATACTTTACACCTGTAATATACATGTCACAAGTAATCTGGTGGAACACAGACGTATTTCCATTCCCCTTCCGGCTGCTCTTTGGAAAGATTGCATACAGGTGTAATTCCAGTCCCTTCCATGCCTGGCTGGACCGAAATATCAGCAGGCAACAACGACTAACCTCGCATCGCTGAAACCCTAGGTCAATGTCATGGATGGCAGGGAAGCACAAAAGGGGGGTGGGCGAGGGAACTCGGGATCGGGgcacctctc from Triticum dicoccoides isolate Atlit2015 ecotype Zavitan chromosome 6A, WEW_v2.0, whole genome shotgun sequence encodes:
- the LOC119317630 gene encoding basic proline-rich protein-like isoform X1, which codes for MGCYPLRVIVSKALGKCNGRERWMEDQRMDYAMAYPPGPHPETLYMRPVARTVTFSGTNSVNMIPPNPPPPQQQQQHPEPQPQAPPPQSQAPPPQHEPQPQPEQPAPAPEEGAPPPEQQPRQPKRGKKKPPRRVRFGPEPPPPPSQQQQQEHQEQQQQQEQQPEHAPNGNPGSGAPGHHGQQGRGPPGYLRYTPSPLPRWEATPRRHEYFSGEYRYSYPTPVREGIYSMATDANRLTTIFSEENPNACAIV
- the LOC119317630 gene encoding basic proline-rich protein-like isoform X2, whose amino-acid sequence is MEDQRMDYAMAYPPGPHPETLYMRPVARTVTFSGTNSVNMIPPNPPPPQQQQQHPEPQPQAPPPQSQAPPPQHEPQPQPEQPAPAPEEGAPPPEQQPRQPKRGKKKPPRRVRFGPEPPPPPSQQQQQEHQEQQQQQEQQPEHAPNGNPGSGAPGHHGQQGRGPPGYLRYTPSPLPRWEATPRRHEYFSGEYRYSYPTPVREGIYSMATDANRLTTIFSEENPNACAIV